The proteins below are encoded in one region of Knoellia sp. S7-12:
- the nuoL gene encoding NADH-quinone oxidoreductase subunit L, which yields MNSFALLAAEGEVAAATGITAYAWLLVAFPLFGAGLLLLGGKATNAWGHLLATALSWASFVLGFILLFSMIGRGSEARGAHVSGWNWVPAGQFQLETGLLVDQLSIAFVLLITFVGSLIHVYSIGYMEHDENRRKFFAYLNLFVASMLLLVLADSYLLLFVGWEGVGLASYLLIGFWNHNPAYATAANKAFFVNRVGDVGMSIALMFMFYTFGAVDFATVHAGAGEAGSTAMTTLGLLLLVGACAKSAQFPLQSWLGDAMAGPTPVSALIHAATMVTAGVYLIVRSHDIFNAAPNAQLAVAIVGAITLFYGAIVGCAKDDIKKALAASTMSQIGYMMLAAGLGPVGYAFAIFHLITHGFFKAGMFLGAGSVMHGMNDQVDMRRFGGLSSAMKITWITFGLGWLAILGVPPFSGFWSKDKIIEAAFIGEGWRPWVFGFIALIGAGITAFYMSRLFFMTFHGKKRWVDEAEAKELGSRAIHPHESPLTMTIPMMVLAVGSGVLGLILSWGGMFTHWLEPVVGEHGEEHPVLAVPVIIGLTLLLVAGGAAYAWMLYWRDAVPQTAPRGSLVTQAARADLYQDAINEGLFMRPGTHLTRALVFTDGKGVDGLVGSLAASVGGLSSRLRRLQTGYARSYALTMLTGVVAILGALWVMN from the coding sequence GTGAACTCATTCGCACTGCTTGCCGCGGAAGGCGAGGTGGCCGCGGCCACCGGCATCACGGCATACGCCTGGCTTCTCGTTGCCTTCCCGCTCTTCGGCGCAGGCCTGCTCCTGCTGGGTGGCAAGGCCACCAACGCCTGGGGGCACCTGCTCGCCACGGCGCTCTCATGGGCCAGCTTCGTCCTCGGGTTCATCCTGCTGTTCTCGATGATCGGTCGCGGATCAGAGGCTCGCGGAGCGCACGTGTCGGGGTGGAACTGGGTCCCTGCGGGTCAGTTCCAGCTCGAGACCGGCCTGCTCGTCGACCAGCTGTCGATCGCGTTCGTCCTGCTCATCACGTTCGTCGGGTCGCTCATCCACGTCTACTCCATCGGCTACATGGAGCACGACGAGAACCGGCGCAAGTTCTTTGCCTACCTCAACCTCTTCGTCGCGTCCATGCTGCTGCTGGTGCTGGCCGACTCCTACCTCCTGCTGTTCGTCGGTTGGGAGGGCGTGGGTCTGGCGTCCTACCTCCTCATCGGGTTCTGGAACCACAACCCGGCCTACGCGACTGCGGCCAACAAGGCGTTCTTCGTCAACCGCGTCGGTGACGTCGGGATGTCGATCGCGCTGATGTTCATGTTCTACACATTCGGTGCAGTGGACTTCGCGACCGTGCACGCCGGTGCGGGTGAGGCCGGTTCGACGGCGATGACCACGCTTGGCCTGCTGCTGCTCGTCGGTGCCTGCGCCAAGTCGGCCCAGTTCCCGCTGCAGTCCTGGCTCGGTGACGCGATGGCCGGCCCCACGCCGGTCTCGGCGCTCATCCACGCCGCGACGATGGTGACCGCCGGCGTCTACCTCATCGTCCGCTCGCACGACATCTTCAACGCTGCGCCCAACGCGCAGCTCGCCGTCGCGATCGTCGGTGCGATCACGTTGTTCTACGGTGCGATCGTCGGCTGCGCCAAGGACGACATCAAGAAGGCGCTGGCTGCCTCGACCATGTCGCAGATCGGCTACATGATGCTCGCCGCTGGCCTCGGCCCGGTCGGCTACGCCTTCGCGATCTTCCACCTCATCACCCACGGCTTCTTCAAGGCCGGGATGTTCCTCGGCGCTGGCTCGGTCATGCACGGCATGAACGACCAGGTCGACATGCGCCGCTTCGGTGGCCTGTCGAGCGCCATGAAAATCACCTGGATCACGTTTGGCCTGGGCTGGCTCGCCATCCTCGGTGTCCCGCCGTTCTCGGGCTTCTGGTCCAAGGACAAGATCATCGAAGCCGCCTTCATCGGTGAGGGCTGGCGTCCGTGGGTCTTCGGCTTCATCGCCCTCATCGGCGCCGGGATCACCGCCTTCTACATGTCGCGCCTGTTCTTCATGACCTTCCACGGCAAGAAGCGCTGGGTCGACGAGGCAGAGGCCAAGGAGCTCGGATCTCGGGCCATACACCCGCACGAGTCGCCGTTGACCATGACGATCCCGATGATGGTTCTCGCGGTCGGGTCCGGCGTTCTCGGCCTGATCCTCTCGTGGGGTGGCATGTTCACCCACTGGCTCGAGCCGGTCGTCGGTGAGCACGGTGAGGAGCACCCTGTGCTCGCCGTCCCGGTCATCATCGGACTGACGCTGTTGCTGGTAGCCGGCGGAGCGGCATACGCCTGGATGTTGTATTGGCGTGACGCGGTCCCGCAGACGGCACCGCGAGGTTCGCTGGTCACGCAGGCCGCCCGTGCCGACCTCTATCAGGACGCCATCAACGAGGGCCTGTTCATGCGGCCCGGCACCCACCTCACCCGCGCGCTGGTCTTCACTGACGGCAAGGGTGTCGACGGGCTCGTCGGCTCGTTGGCTGCGTCCGTCGGCGGGCTGTCCTCGCGACTGCGCCGCCTCCAGACCGGCTATGCCCGGTCCTATGCCTTGACGATGCTCACCGGTGTCGTCGCCATTCTCGGAGCACTGTGGGTGATGAACTGA